From the genome of Brevibacterium sp. JSBI002, one region includes:
- a CDS encoding MarR family winged helix-turn-helix transcriptional regulator, producing the protein MEDLSLSTLIWLRMARFVQNSNQLSNEHLRRFGLTVAQFEALAHIRNFEPITQSALAEGLTVSGGGISRMLARLESEGLISREQDWKTKHISLTPKGRELLERAFPSQQRQQASLFDDSLSEDEKVQLHALMKKLYDTSRERGQNSRE; encoded by the coding sequence GTGGAAGATCTGAGCCTGAGCACGCTTATCTGGCTGCGCATGGCCCGCTTCGTCCAGAACAGCAACCAACTCTCCAATGAGCACCTGCGCCGATTCGGGCTCACCGTCGCCCAGTTCGAAGCCCTTGCCCATATCCGCAATTTCGAACCGATCACGCAGTCCGCTCTCGCCGAGGGCCTGACCGTCAGCGGCGGCGGGATCTCCCGCATGCTCGCTCGACTCGAGTCCGAGGGCCTGATCTCCCGCGAACAGGACTGGAAGACCAAACATATCTCGCTGACGCCCAAGGGCCGCGAACTCCTCGAGCGCGCGTTTCCCTCGCAGCAGAGACAGCAGGCGTCTCTGTTCGACGATTCCTTGAGCGAGGACGAGAAAGTGCAGCTGCACGCACTGATGAAGAAGCTCTACGACACCAGCAGGGAGCGCGGCCAGAACTCGCGGGAATAA
- a CDS encoding aldehyde dehydrogenase family protein — MTAQHVFAHDAESTDEVVGTGGTLKGLGELLTERERSAPLARAADLMDERRWDLADLLTPEMGRLRAEAEAEVELAARILRCYAEEGPLLLSDEVLASSSGGSAVMKYELIGQARIELSAVGSGLRTGHERCGAAVRLLSQRLRRQ, encoded by the coding sequence ATGACGGCCCAGCACGTCTTCGCTCACGATGCGGAGAGCACCGACGAAGTGGTCGGCACCGGCGGAACCCTGAAAGGCCTCGGAGAGCTCCTGACCGAGCGGGAGCGTTCTGCACCGCTCGCCCGAGCGGCGGATCTCATGGACGAGCGCAGGTGGGACCTCGCTGATCTCCTCACACCCGAAATGGGCAGACTGCGCGCCGAGGCCGAAGCAGAGGTCGAACTGGCAGCGAGGATTCTGCGCTGCTACGCCGAAGAGGGGCCCCTGCTGCTCTCCGACGAAGTGCTCGCATCGTCCAGCGGAGGCAGCGCGGTGATGAAGTACGAGCTCATAGGTCAAGCACGCATCGAACTGTCCGCAGTCGGCTCTGGCCTTCGAACAGGTCATGAACGATGCGGTGCTGCCGTCCGACTGCTATCGCAACGTCTTCGCCGCCAATGA
- a CDS encoding calcium:proton antiporter has translation MTAALRSIITPTAILRLVLGWGVFIALQFTSSLLAPPVPAPLLVTALLVIIAVILICAFGVVTEAEHLANRLGDPYGSLVLTISICLIEVILIAAVLLGPGDHATIARDSVMAVSMIILNAVIGLCLLVGGLRHGALTHNRTGVSNYLVMIVVFAALAFAVPALIGTPDGAYEIWQEIPIIVVTVGAYAFFLYRQMGPQANEFTEVAPVGAVSVDASSTVGKTHPSPAEAAHQAESRRPEASAHPDDAPQGIVEILSSHRVEIVLRLILLVATVLPIVLLSHDMATLLDDGLARLGAPVALSGVVIAMIVFLPETLTSLRAAWNGEIQRVSNLCHGAQVSTVGLTIPTVLVIGMLTDQQIVLAESPINLALLAITLLVSVIGFSAKKVTAVQGAAHLIIFVVFGLALFA, from the coding sequence ATGACCGCCGCCCTCCGTTCAATCATCACGCCGACCGCAATCCTGCGACTCGTCCTCGGCTGGGGCGTGTTCATCGCCCTGCAATTCACGAGCTCCCTGCTCGCACCGCCTGTGCCCGCGCCGCTGCTTGTGACTGCACTTCTCGTCATCATCGCGGTCATTCTCATCTGCGCCTTCGGAGTCGTCACCGAAGCCGAACACTTAGCGAACCGCCTCGGCGATCCCTACGGCTCACTCGTGCTCACGATCTCGATCTGCCTCATCGAGGTCATCCTCATCGCCGCGGTCCTGCTCGGCCCCGGCGATCACGCGACGATCGCCCGCGATTCGGTGATGGCGGTGTCGATGATCATCCTCAACGCCGTCATCGGCCTGTGCCTGCTGGTCGGCGGACTGCGCCACGGCGCACTCACCCACAATCGCACCGGCGTCTCGAACTACCTGGTCATGATCGTCGTCTTCGCCGCTCTCGCCTTCGCCGTGCCCGCCCTCATCGGCACCCCCGACGGCGCCTACGAGATCTGGCAGGAGATCCCGATCATCGTCGTCACCGTCGGCGCCTACGCCTTCTTCCTCTATCGGCAGATGGGGCCCCAGGCCAACGAATTCACCGAGGTGGCCCCCGTCGGTGCGGTCTCCGTTGACGCCTCATCGACTGTCGGAAAGACACACCCCTCCCCCGCCGAGGCGGCCCACCAGGCCGAATCGCGCCGACCAGAGGCGAGCGCCCACCCTGACGACGCACCTCAGGGTATCGTCGAGATCCTCTCATCCCACCGCGTGGAGATCGTCCTCCGGCTGATCCTCCTCGTTGCCACGGTGCTTCCGATCGTCCTGCTCTCCCACGATATGGCCACGCTGCTCGATGACGGCTTGGCCCGCCTCGGCGCTCCCGTTGCTTTATCCGGAGTGGTCATCGCGATGATCGTATTCCTGCCCGAGACCCTCACCTCGTTGCGAGCGGCGTGGAACGGGGAGATCCAACGCGTGAGCAACCTCTGCCACGGCGCTCAGGTGTCAACGGTCGGTCTGACGATTCCGACGGTGCTGGTCATCGGCATGCTCACCGATCAGCAGATCGTACTCGCCGAGTCGCCGATCAACCTCGCGCTGCTGGCGATCACGCTCCTGGTCTCTGTCATCGGTTTTTCCGCCAAGAAGGTCACGGCTGTCCAGGGGGCCGCTCATCTCATCATCTTCGTCGTGTTCGGTCTCGCGCTCTTCGCGTGA
- a CDS encoding LLM class flavin-dependent oxidoreductase → MSESAQPHTTPEQHSETTDPQPSQQPNYMHEFGLDKGQGLQFGIYSLGDHLPDPHDGSRVDAGQRIHEFIGYAQAAEAAGLDFFSLGESHQEFFASQAHAVILGAIAQATDTIRIGSSSTILSTSDPVRVFENFATIDLISGGRAELVAGRASRVGLFELLGYDLRDYEELYEEKLDLLLTINRDKQVTWSGQFRAPLNDAEVLPRPTGQALRIWRAVGGAPASAVKAGLAGVPMVMAHLGGTTSVFKGTVDAYRRAAAHAGFDPATLPIATAGFFHAAETSQEALRAMYPHINEGMKRTNGQGMPKQHFAQSVHPASIANIGSPQQIIEKILHQHEVFGHQRYLAQVDFGGMAYADVMNQIDIIGTEILPAVKKYTGATPADSVSESAGPASGTAGSAFDSAEEALS, encoded by the coding sequence TTGAGCGAGTCCGCGCAGCCGCACACCACCCCGGAGCAGCATTCCGAAACGACTGATCCCCAGCCGTCACAGCAGCCGAACTACATGCACGAATTCGGCCTCGACAAAGGCCAGGGACTGCAGTTCGGGATCTACAGCCTCGGCGATCATCTGCCTGACCCGCACGACGGATCACGCGTCGACGCAGGACAGCGCATCCACGAATTCATCGGCTATGCCCAAGCCGCCGAGGCAGCAGGACTCGACTTCTTCAGCCTCGGCGAGAGCCATCAGGAGTTCTTCGCCTCGCAGGCCCATGCCGTCATCCTCGGCGCGATCGCCCAGGCCACGGACACGATCCGCATCGGCAGCTCCTCGACGATCCTGTCGACCTCGGATCCGGTCCGCGTGTTCGAGAACTTCGCGACCATCGACCTCATCTCCGGCGGCCGCGCCGAACTCGTCGCCGGTCGCGCCTCCCGGGTCGGCCTGTTCGAACTCCTCGGTTACGATCTGCGCGACTACGAAGAGCTGTATGAGGAGAAGCTCGATCTGCTGCTGACAATCAACCGTGACAAGCAGGTGACCTGGTCCGGTCAGTTCCGGGCACCGCTCAACGACGCCGAGGTCCTCCCCCGCCCCACCGGACAGGCGCTGCGCATCTGGCGTGCCGTCGGCGGAGCGCCGGCGAGCGCGGTGAAGGCGGGACTGGCCGGGGTTCCCATGGTCATGGCCCACCTCGGCGGGACCACCTCGGTGTTCAAGGGCACCGTCGACGCCTACCGTCGCGCGGCTGCTCATGCCGGATTCGATCCGGCCACCCTGCCCATCGCCACGGCGGGATTCTTCCATGCCGCAGAGACCTCGCAGGAGGCGCTGCGGGCGATGTATCCGCACATCAACGAGGGGATGAAGCGCACGAACGGGCAGGGCATGCCCAAGCAGCACTTCGCGCAGAGCGTCCATCCGGCGTCGATTGCGAACATCGGCAGCCCGCAGCAGATCATCGAGAAGATCCTCCACCAGCATGAGGTCTTCGGTCACCAGCGCTACCTCGCGCAGGTCGACTTCGGCGGGATGGCCTATGCCGACGTGATGAACCAGATCGACATCATCGGCACCGAAATCCTGCCCGCCGTCAAGAAGTACACCGGTGCCACGCCCGCGGATTCTGTCTCCGAATCCGCCGGTCCCGCATCCGGCACTGCCGGCTCCGCGTTCGATTCCGCCGAGGAGGCCCTGTCATGA
- a CDS encoding NADPH-dependent FMN reductase: MKLILLSGSNVGTKTRTVIDHLAEAVAAYDPTIDVSVIDLAEVDMIFADGRSFTEYTGDTGRVARELMDADAIIIGTPIFQASIPAALKNVFDLLPISAFLDKVVGVIATAGSSKHYLIPAQHLLPILSYMKAQVVQPYVFVEESDLHRGEIVSHDVLQRLDRLVEDTIVLTRTFASIREERDAAYGF, from the coding sequence ATGAAGCTGATTCTGCTGTCAGGGTCGAACGTCGGTACGAAGACTCGGACCGTGATCGATCACCTCGCCGAGGCGGTCGCCGCCTACGACCCCACCATCGACGTGAGCGTCATCGACCTCGCCGAGGTGGACATGATCTTCGCCGACGGTCGGAGCTTCACCGAGTACACCGGTGATACCGGTCGGGTGGCCCGGGAGCTCATGGACGCCGATGCGATCATCATCGGCACCCCGATCTTCCAGGCCTCGATCCCGGCGGCACTGAAGAACGTCTTCGACTTGCTGCCGATCAGCGCATTCCTCGACAAGGTCGTCGGCGTCATCGCCACGGCCGGTTCGTCGAAGCACTACCTCATTCCGGCCCAGCACCTGCTGCCGATACTGAGCTACATGAAGGCACAGGTAGTCCAGCCGTATGTGTTCGTCGAGGAAAGCGACCTGCACCGCGGCGAGATCGTCAGCCACGACGTCCTGCAGCGACTCGACCGCCTCGTCGAGGACACGATCGTGCTCACCCGCACGTTTGCCTCGATCCGGGAGGAGCGGGACGCCGCCTACGGGTTCTGA
- the fdhD gene encoding formate dehydrogenase accessory sulfurtransferase FdhD, producing the protein MQMRKAVRARVYKFDATGEISAGPDSLAGEEPLEIQLDGEQYTVTMRTAGHDVELIAGYLLSEAVVTSMDDIEEVNFSAGLAPDGSRNYNVAQVRLAPGIWNPETAPARNVYTSSSCGICGTAAADAVTKTSAFPLIPAAFHVEDQGEYEFPRLLSAARIGELPDRLRQTQEIFDKTGGVHAAALFAVGDDPNAEPELLVGREDVGRHNAVDKVIGWAMANRGLPLRSTVLQVSARASFELVQKCAMAGIPMMSAVSAPSAMAVDYGKDVGVSVIGFNRRGKFNAYSYPERVA; encoded by the coding sequence ATGCAGATGCGCAAGGCCGTGCGAGCCCGGGTCTATAAGTTCGACGCCACTGGTGAGATCTCGGCCGGTCCGGATTCCCTGGCAGGGGAGGAGCCGCTGGAGATCCAGCTCGACGGTGAGCAGTACACCGTGACCATGCGCACCGCCGGACACGACGTCGAACTCATCGCCGGATACCTGCTCTCCGAGGCTGTCGTGACCTCGATGGACGACATCGAAGAGGTCAACTTCTCCGCCGGGCTCGCCCCCGATGGCAGCCGGAACTACAACGTCGCCCAAGTGCGACTGGCTCCTGGGATCTGGAATCCCGAGACGGCGCCGGCCCGCAACGTCTACACCTCATCGTCGTGTGGAATCTGCGGAACCGCGGCCGCCGATGCGGTGACGAAGACCTCCGCATTCCCTCTCATTCCTGCCGCTTTTCATGTCGAGGACCAGGGGGAGTACGAGTTCCCGCGGCTGCTCTCCGCCGCTCGGATCGGTGAGCTGCCCGATCGACTGCGGCAGACGCAGGAGATCTTCGACAAGACCGGCGGGGTCCATGCCGCGGCGCTCTTCGCTGTCGGAGACGATCCGAACGCAGAACCCGAACTGCTCGTCGGTCGCGAGGACGTCGGCCGGCACAATGCCGTCGACAAGGTCATCGGCTGGGCCATGGCCAACCGTGGCCTGCCGCTGCGATCGACCGTCCTGCAGGTGTCCGCGCGGGCATCGTTCGAACTCGTCCAGAAGTGCGCGATGGCCGGCATCCCGATGATGTCCGCCGTCAGCGCCCCCTCGGCGATGGCCGTCGACTACGGCAAGGACGTCGGCGTGAGCGTCATCGGCTTCAACCGCAGGGGCAAGTTCAACGCGTACTCGTACCCCGAACGCGTGGCGTGA
- a CDS encoding AMP-binding protein gives MSGLDTALTPLRFLERSLEAHPNREAIVDGPRRFTYRQMAETVQNLAEGLVRNGLKPGDTVAVLAPNSAEALIAHYAVPLAGGVLVMLNTRLAPPEVEYILGHSEVKFLFGDAGLLQPVIDAGAANTVETIVVHPDEDGTPGKVTATDLNVEAYADWSASAPESPRAYEVEDETATITVNYTSGTTGRPKGVMYTHRGAYLNSLGEVVTQDFAALTRYLWTLPMFHCNGWCTTWALTAVSGTHVCIRAVRGPEAWRLIDDEKVTRMAGAPVVLNTIAGAKEAHDLGGSLSITTAGAPPSPTTIALLEGLGIEVIHVYGLTESYGPYSSCEPQPEWTGLPVEERAKLKSRQGIGMISAELMRVVELRADDVLTDVPRDGVTMGEIVMRGNNVMKGYLNAPEATAEAFRGGWFHTGDLAVMHEDGYVQILDRAKDIVISGGENISTIEVEQALVAYESVAEAAVVGMPDEKWGQRPLAYVVLKPGTEVTEADLIAFVKTRIASYKAPAGIEFVDELPTTSTGKIRKNALREMAGS, from the coding sequence ATGTCCGGACTCGATACCGCCCTGACTCCGCTGCGCTTCCTCGAGCGCTCGCTCGAAGCTCACCCGAACCGGGAGGCGATCGTCGACGGCCCCCGTCGCTTCACCTACAGGCAGATGGCCGAGACCGTGCAGAACCTCGCCGAAGGACTCGTCCGCAATGGCCTGAAGCCCGGGGACACGGTTGCGGTGCTCGCCCCCAACAGCGCCGAGGCGCTCATCGCCCACTACGCGGTCCCGTTGGCCGGCGGCGTGCTCGTCATGCTCAACACCCGACTGGCGCCGCCCGAGGTCGAATACATCCTCGGCCACAGCGAGGTGAAGTTCCTCTTCGGCGATGCCGGACTCCTCCAGCCGGTCATCGACGCAGGAGCCGCGAACACGGTCGAAACCATCGTCGTCCACCCCGACGAAGACGGAACCCCTGGCAAGGTCACCGCGACGGATCTCAACGTGGAAGCGTATGCCGACTGGTCCGCCTCGGCACCGGAATCACCGCGAGCCTACGAAGTCGAGGACGAGACCGCGACGATCACCGTCAACTACACCTCGGGCACGACGGGGCGGCCGAAGGGCGTCATGTACACCCACCGTGGGGCGTATCTGAACTCGCTCGGCGAGGTCGTCACGCAGGATTTTGCGGCGCTGACTCGGTACCTGTGGACGCTGCCGATGTTCCACTGCAACGGCTGGTGCACGACCTGGGCGCTGACGGCGGTGTCGGGCACGCACGTGTGCATCCGAGCGGTGCGCGGACCAGAGGCCTGGCGGCTCATCGACGACGAGAAGGTCACGCGGATGGCCGGTGCTCCCGTCGTGCTCAACACCATCGCCGGGGCCAAGGAAGCCCACGACCTGGGCGGTTCGCTGTCCATCACCACGGCCGGCGCCCCGCCGTCGCCGACGACGATCGCCCTGCTCGAAGGCCTCGGCATCGAGGTCATCCACGTCTACGGACTCACCGAATCCTACGGCCCGTACTCCTCGTGCGAACCGCAGCCCGAATGGACCGGCCTGCCGGTGGAGGAGCGCGCGAAGCTGAAATCCCGGCAGGGAATCGGCATGATCAGCGCCGAACTCATGCGCGTGGTCGAGCTGCGCGCCGATGATGTGCTCACCGACGTGCCCCGCGACGGGGTGACGATGGGCGAGATCGTCATGCGCGGCAACAACGTCATGAAGGGCTACCTCAACGCTCCCGAAGCCACCGCCGAGGCATTCCGCGGCGGCTGGTTCCATACCGGCGACCTTGCCGTGATGCACGAGGACGGGTACGTCCAGATCCTCGACCGTGCCAAGGACATCGTCATCTCCGGCGGCGAGAACATCTCCACGATCGAGGTCGAGCAGGCCCTCGTCGCCTACGAATCCGTCGCCGAGGCGGCCGTGGTCGGAATGCCCGATGAGAAGTGGGGACAGCGGCCGTTGGCCTACGTCGTGCTCAAGCCCGGCACTGAGGTGACCGAAGCCGACCTCATCGCATTCGTCAAGACCCGAATCGCCTCCTACAAGGCACCGGCCGGGATCGAGTTCGTCGATGAGCTGCCGACGACCTCGACCGGCAAGATCCGCAAGAACGCCCTGCGGGAGATGGCGGGGAGTTGA
- a CDS encoding MogA/MoaB family molybdenum cofactor biosynthesis protein: MSEENSELLGAGRKAAVIIASTSAARGEAADTTGPILVDWLRGRGYETPDAVVVRDGEPVGEALRTLLVDTPEAGRPRIIVTSGGTGLAPDDRTPEFTAELLERQSPGLIYAMWRKGLESTSSAVMSRGVAGVRGRSFVINFPGSKGGVKDGITVIDDLLEHIQTSVEDTTDHGPRA; the protein is encoded by the coding sequence GTGAGCGAAGAGAACAGCGAGCTCCTCGGAGCGGGACGCAAGGCTGCGGTCATCATCGCCTCCACCTCGGCGGCTCGGGGAGAGGCCGCGGACACGACGGGTCCGATCCTCGTCGATTGGCTGCGCGGCCGCGGTTATGAGACTCCCGATGCCGTCGTCGTCCGTGACGGCGAACCTGTCGGTGAGGCCTTGAGGACTCTTCTCGTCGACACTCCGGAAGCCGGCCGTCCTCGGATCATCGTCACCAGCGGCGGCACCGGGCTCGCTCCCGATGATCGCACTCCGGAGTTCACTGCCGAACTCCTCGAACGCCAGTCGCCGGGCCTCATCTATGCGATGTGGCGCAAGGGTCTCGAATCAACATCCTCGGCGGTGATGAGCCGCGGGGTCGCGGGAGTGCGCGGACGCAGCTTCGTCATCAACTTCCCCGGCTCGAAGGGAGGGGTCAAGGACGGAATCACCGTCATCGATGACCTCCTCGAGCACATTCAGACCTCCGTCGAGGACACCACCGACCACGGACCCCGGGCCTGA
- a CDS encoding MFS transporter, translating into MADHGRKLDQKPPGIGLLTVLLGAVAAGPILLYGLSATSDSIIAELGISEAHFGLLATTCFGAAAVGSATLGRLADRHSDLSLMAFIFVLSALALLLVAVPDGFGMLLLAAGLSGIAQSFPNGVTNRILLERVPDIKRIGWVGIKQSGVQVSQLVASLAFPVLALGIGWRGAALTVTIIPLILLAMTWYSLRTTPLLTAPKTSSDTPAEAADLNPDIAETDTPAEAARPDPGPSPTRPARHPGMVWALALFGLINGIGVQATNVYMPLFAVREMSFSLVLGGATAALAGVIGVIARVTWARRMAKGASGPHLLLVLALIALAGAVLFLIADTAGWGLLVWVAVAFHGISALGVSVVLMAALMRAIPAASMASASGVVTAGMFFGFALGPLLMGVIVGSPGGFELGWIAVGTTYLLCVILAIILIRSSSRRS; encoded by the coding sequence ATGGCCGACCACGGCCGGAAACTGGACCAGAAGCCCCCTGGCATCGGTCTGCTCACTGTTCTCCTCGGTGCCGTCGCCGCCGGGCCCATCCTGCTCTACGGGCTCAGTGCCACGAGCGATTCGATCATCGCCGAGCTCGGCATCTCCGAAGCCCACTTCGGACTGCTGGCCACCACCTGCTTCGGTGCCGCAGCCGTCGGCAGCGCCACCCTGGGCAGGCTCGCCGACAGGCACTCCGACCTCTCGCTCATGGCGTTCATCTTCGTTCTCTCCGCGCTCGCACTGCTTCTGGTGGCCGTGCCGGACGGGTTCGGGATGCTGCTGCTCGCCGCCGGCCTGTCCGGCATCGCCCAGTCCTTCCCCAACGGGGTGACCAACCGGATCCTGCTCGAACGCGTCCCCGACATCAAACGCATCGGCTGGGTCGGCATCAAGCAGTCCGGGGTCCAGGTCAGCCAGCTCGTCGCCAGCCTTGCCTTCCCCGTCCTCGCGCTCGGCATCGGCTGGCGCGGCGCAGCCCTGACCGTCACGATCATCCCGCTCATCCTGCTTGCGATGACCTGGTATTCCCTGCGCACCACCCCGCTGCTGACCGCTCCGAAAACCTCAAGCGATACCCCCGCCGAGGCGGCCGACCTCAACCCTGACATCGCCGAGACCGACACTCCCGCCGAGGCGGCCCGACCCGACCCGGGACCGTCACCCACCCGTCCGGCCAGGCACCCCGGCATGGTGTGGGCCCTGGCACTGTTCGGGCTGATCAACGGCATCGGCGTGCAGGCGACGAACGTGTACATGCCCCTCTTCGCCGTGCGCGAGATGAGCTTCAGCCTCGTCCTCGGCGGCGCCACGGCCGCACTGGCCGGCGTCATCGGCGTCATCGCCCGCGTCACCTGGGCCAGACGCATGGCCAAAGGCGCCTCGGGGCCGCACCTGCTGCTGGTCCTCGCCCTCATCGCCCTGGCTGGAGCGGTGCTGTTCCTCATCGCCGACACGGCCGGGTGGGGACTGCTCGTCTGGGTCGCCGTGGCCTTCCACGGGATCTCGGCTCTCGGCGTCTCGGTGGTGCTCATGGCCGCACTCATGCGGGCTATTCCCGCTGCTTCGATGGCCTCGGCCAGCGGGGTGGTGACGGCCGGAATGTTCTTCGGCTTCGCGCTCGGGCCACTGCTCATGGGTGTCATCGTCGGCTCGCCCGGCGGGTTCGAACTCGGCTGGATCGCCGTAGGTACCACCTATCTGCTGTGCGTGATTCTCGCGATCATCCTCATCCGCTCAAGCTCCCGCCGCAGCTGA
- a CDS encoding MFS transporter, with protein MSEKVELGTVKTDVPARLDRLPWARFHWMVVVGLGSVWILDGLEVTMVGNVAARMTEEGSGIDMTAGQIGTAGAIYVLGACVGAIVFGQLTDRFGRRKLFLITLVLYLVATVATAFSFSAWYFFLVRFLTGAGIGGEYAAVNSAIDELIPARMRGRIDLIINGSYWLGAAGGAATTLLFLNTDILPKMIGWRLAFAVGMLLAIFVFVVRKNVPESPRWLFIHGRNDEAERIVGEIEDGIEAETSQTLPAPKKTITVRQRKTISFVEIMKVAFTIYPKRAILCLVLFVGQAFLYNGITFNLGTIFSGFYGVAAASVPIFIILWSLSNFAGPVVLGRLFDTIGRKPMISFSYLGSAVVAVVLAFVFNGEVGGEWLFLLILVVCFFLASSGASAAYLTVSEIFPMETRALAIAFFYAVGTAAGGIAGPLLFGGMIESGDRSQVAWAFCIGAAVMALGGVAELLFGVKAEGADLEDIARPLTAEDAEGAESAAESGPEQTEPASARETTMGAEAGPGRRRLRPGPGSAGVYAPWPSVSSREVPPEVSANEVNGIIDFVRDMEPVGEVELYRAIGARRWGPGRFRAAVREAIRQGAVHRNRRGRLEYRGDRS; from the coding sequence ATGAGTGAGAAAGTTGAACTCGGGACGGTCAAGACCGACGTGCCGGCACGGTTGGATCGGCTGCCGTGGGCCCGGTTCCACTGGATGGTCGTCGTCGGGCTCGGCAGTGTGTGGATCCTCGATGGTCTCGAGGTCACGATGGTCGGCAATGTCGCGGCTCGGATGACCGAAGAGGGCAGCGGCATCGACATGACTGCAGGGCAGATCGGCACGGCCGGAGCAATCTACGTGCTCGGTGCTTGCGTCGGTGCGATCGTCTTCGGCCAGCTCACGGACCGATTCGGCCGACGCAAGCTCTTCCTCATCACTCTCGTGCTCTATCTCGTCGCCACCGTCGCCACGGCGTTCTCGTTCTCCGCCTGGTACTTCTTCCTCGTCCGCTTTCTCACCGGTGCCGGCATCGGCGGGGAATACGCGGCCGTCAACTCGGCCATCGACGAACTCATCCCCGCCCGCATGCGGGGCCGCATCGACCTCATCATCAACGGCTCCTACTGGCTCGGTGCCGCCGGTGGGGCGGCGACGACGCTGCTCTTCCTCAACACCGATATCCTGCCGAAGATGATCGGCTGGCGCCTGGCCTTCGCCGTCGGCATGCTGCTGGCGATCTTCGTCTTCGTCGTGCGCAAGAACGTTCCGGAGAGTCCGAGGTGGCTGTTCATCCACGGTCGGAACGACGAGGCCGAACGCATCGTCGGCGAGATCGAAGACGGCATCGAAGCGGAGACCTCGCAGACTCTGCCGGCGCCGAAGAAGACCATCACCGTCCGGCAGCGGAAGACGATCTCGTTCGTCGAGATCATGAAGGTCGCTTTCACGATCTATCCCAAACGCGCGATCCTCTGCCTCGTCCTCTTCGTCGGTCAGGCGTTCCTCTACAACGGCATCACCTTCAACCTCGGCACGATCTTCAGCGGTTTCTACGGAGTCGCCGCAGCCTCGGTGCCGATCTTCATCATTCTGTGGTCGCTGAGCAACTTCGCCGGCCCCGTCGTCCTCGGCAGGCTCTTCGACACGATCGGTCGGAAGCCGATGATCTCGTTCAGCTACCTTGGATCGGCGGTCGTCGCAGTCGTCCTCGCCTTCGTCTTCAATGGTGAAGTCGGCGGCGAATGGCTCTTTCTCCTGATCCTCGTCGTGTGCTTCTTCCTCGCGTCGTCCGGTGCCAGCGCAGCCTATCTCACGGTCAGCGAGATCTTTCCGATGGAGACTCGAGCACTGGCCATCGCGTTCTTCTACGCCGTCGGTACGGCCGCCGGAGGCATCGCCGGTCCGCTGCTCTTCGGCGGCATGATCGAGTCCGGTGACCGCTCCCAAGTGGCCTGGGCGTTCTGCATCGGGGCAGCGGTCATGGCGCTCGGCGGAGTCGCCGAACTGCTCTTCGGAGTCAAGGCGGAAGGTGCCGACCTCGAAGACATCGCCCGCCCCCTGACGGCCGAGGACGCTGAGGGTGCCGAAAGCGCTGCGGAAAGCGGTCCCGAGCAGACTGAGCCCGCCAGCGCAAGAGAGACAACGATGGGGGCCGAGGCAGGCCCTGGGCGCCGCCGTCTGCGTCCGGGCCCGGGATCGGCCGGCGTCTATGCGCCGTGGCCTTCGGTGTCCTCACGCGAGGTCCCGCCCGAGGTCTCGGCCAACGAGGTCAACGGCATCATCGATTTCGTCCGCGACATGGAACCCGTCGGAGAGGTGGAACTCTACCGTGCGATCGGGGCTCGGCGATGGGGCCCGGGGCGCTTCCGTGCGGCGGTGCGAGAAGCGATTCGGCAGGGAGCCGTCCATCGCAACCGTCGCGGGAGGCTGGAATACCGAGGTGACCGGTCATAG